Sequence from the Bacillota bacterium genome:
CGGCAGACCCGGCGGCCGGTCAGACGGTCCAGGAGCTTGCCCCGGGGCACCGCCACGTTCAGCACCGCGTCCAGGATGATACCCATGTCCTTCAGGGTGGCGTCAAGTGCCTCCGCCTGGGGCACAGTCCGCGGGAAGCCGTCGAGCAAAAAGCCGTTGGCGCAGTCCGGCTTCAACAGCCGGTCCTTGACCATCGCCACCACCAGCGCGTCCGGAACCAACTGGCCGGAGTCCATGTACTCCTTGGCCTTCAACCCAAGTTCCGTTCCGCCCTTGACGTTTTCGCGGAACATGTCCCCGGTGGAGATATGGGTAATCTTAAGCTCCCTTACCAGCA
This genomic interval carries:
- a CDS encoding adenylate kinase is translated as MNLLIMGPPGGGKGTQCEVLVRELKITHISTGDMFRENVKGGTELGLKAKEYMDSGQLVPDALVVAMVKDRLLKPDCANGFLLDGFPRTVPQAEALDATLKDMGIILDAVLNVAVPRGKLLDRLTGRRVCRACGATFHVLFNAPKEDGKCDKCGGELYQRSDDTEATVNQRLDVYEAQTQPLIEYYGRQGLLKEIDGDQEIGKVTRDLLASLGR